A genomic stretch from Kovacikia minuta CCNUW1 includes:
- a CDS encoding ABC transporter permease, which translates to MTQTFTLLHRFKLKIPLPFWGLAVGLFIWWLLTTPLWHHDPIVADFSPERTFVALLQLFSTGTIFSHIATSLRRVLVGLVAAIALGVPLGILLGLSRPLDQATSALFQFIRMISPLSWMPLAVMVLGIGDLPVYFLLTIAAVWPLILNTTAGVAAVDRRWLLLSRSLCATQGETIRRVIIPAIIPHLLTGVRLAIGIIWIVLVPAEMLGVSAGLGYYILDTRDRLAYSELMAVVLLIGAIGYLLDGGLRLVYHRWTHL; encoded by the coding sequence ATGACCCAAACCTTTACGCTCCTCCATCGGTTCAAACTCAAAATTCCCCTGCCATTCTGGGGATTAGCTGTTGGGTTGTTTATCTGGTGGCTACTGACAACGCCCCTCTGGCACCACGATCCGATCGTTGCTGATTTCTCGCCCGAACGTACCTTTGTAGCGTTGCTGCAACTCTTCAGCACAGGCACAATTTTTTCCCATATTGCCACCAGTTTACGACGGGTGCTGGTTGGCTTAGTGGCAGCGATCGCCCTCGGAGTTCCCCTTGGCATTCTGCTGGGGCTGTCCCGCCCGTTGGATCAGGCAACCTCTGCCCTGTTTCAATTCATTCGGATGATTTCACCTCTATCCTGGATGCCCCTAGCAGTAATGGTTTTGGGGATTGGAGATTTGCCCGTTTATTTTCTGCTGACGATCGCTGCGGTTTGGCCATTGATTCTCAATACAACTGCTGGCGTGGCTGCGGTGGATCGGCGCTGGCTTCTGCTGTCCAGGAGTTTGTGTGCCACCCAGGGGGAAACCATTCGCCGGGTGATCATTCCTGCCATCATTCCCCACCTCCTTACCGGGGTTCGGCTCGCAATCGGCATTATCTGGATTGTGCTGGTGCCAGCGGAAATGCTAGGAGTCAGTGCTGGACTGGGTTACTACATTTTAGATACCCGCGATCGTCTCGCCTACTCTGAATTAATGGCAGTGGTTTTGCTCATTGGGGCGATCGGATATCTGCTGGATGGGGGGCTTCGCTTGGTCTATCATCGCTGGACCCATTTATAA
- a CDS encoding ABC transporter substrate-binding protein: protein MHQSFTNSSNCLCCGMSRRDFLKLSSLFTTSFTATLALGGCQSGSSPTTTNTSQPVSTTQPNSSDDQPIKIGYLPITDSAPLLVAHARKLYEAEGLTTEQPRLFRSWAQIVEAFLARQVNVIHVLMPTTIWIRYGRKFPAKVIAWNHTNGSALTVLPEVETPLDLGGKTIAVPFWYSIHNVVLQQLLKQSQLTVVRRAKDATVASNEVNLVVLPPPDMVSALANKSIGGYIVAEPFNAAAEQLKTGKILRFTGDVWKDHACCVVFVHEEDIIQRKEWTQRVTNALVKAQYWMRDNRPEVAQILSKDGGKYTPHPLPVLQRALTYYDTDFYSKQGAIEHPDWKINRIDFQPYPFPSYTEQLVRLLKETQVEGDNAFLQQLQPEEVAKDLVDDSFVKAALQQIGGAQVFGLQADLSRQESISV, encoded by the coding sequence ATGCATCAATCATTCACCAATTCTTCCAATTGCCTGTGTTGTGGCATGAGCCGTCGCGATTTCCTCAAGCTCTCCAGCCTATTTACGACATCGTTCACTGCCACGCTAGCACTGGGAGGTTGTCAGTCGGGGTCTTCCCCAACAACAACCAACACTTCCCAACCTGTTAGCACAACTCAGCCCAATTCATCCGATGATCAACCCATCAAAATTGGTTATTTACCGATTACAGACTCTGCTCCCCTGCTGGTTGCCCATGCCCGTAAACTTTACGAAGCCGAAGGACTAACCACTGAACAACCCCGTTTATTTCGTTCCTGGGCACAGATTGTAGAGGCATTTCTGGCACGACAGGTGAATGTAATTCATGTGCTGATGCCCACAACAATCTGGATCAGGTACGGGCGCAAATTTCCTGCCAAGGTAATCGCCTGGAATCACACCAATGGATCTGCTTTAACGGTGTTACCAGAAGTCGAAACACCCCTAGATTTGGGTGGAAAAACGATCGCGGTGCCATTTTGGTACTCGATTCACAACGTGGTGTTACAGCAATTGCTGAAGCAATCACAATTGACCGTTGTTCGCAGGGCAAAAGATGCAACCGTCGCCTCCAATGAAGTAAATCTGGTTGTTTTACCCCCGCCTGATATGGTATCTGCATTGGCAAACAAAAGCATCGGCGGTTACATCGTTGCGGAGCCATTTAACGCAGCGGCTGAACAGTTGAAAACAGGTAAAATTCTTCGCTTTACGGGTGATGTCTGGAAAGATCATGCCTGCTGTGTTGTTTTCGTTCATGAAGAGGACATCATTCAGCGTAAAGAGTGGACACAGCGAGTCACGAATGCCCTGGTTAAAGCCCAGTACTGGATGCGAGACAACCGTCCCGAAGTGGCTCAGATCCTCTCCAAAGATGGCGGCAAATATACACCCCATCCCTTGCCTGTGCTGCAACGGGCACTCACCTACTATGACACTGACTTCTACAGCAAGCAGGGAGCCATTGAGCATCCCGATTGGAAAATTAATCGGATTGACTTTCAGCCTTATCCGTTTCCATCCTATACAGAACAGTTGGTGCGTTTGCTGAAGGAAACCCAGGTTGAAGGAGATAACGCATTTTTGCAGCAATTACAGCCAGAAGAGGTCGCTAAAGATCTGGTCGATGATTCGTTCGTTAAAGCGGCATTACAGCAGATTGGCGGTGCCCAGGTGTTTGGTTTGCAAGCTGATCTGTCGCGGCAGGAATCGATCTCGGTTTAA
- a CDS encoding RrF2 family transcriptional regulator: MSPNNGSHPNYPLLEFSAKVEYALLALMELASCQDPTEPLTVNEIVARQPIPERYLEHIFTLLRRGGIVQSQRGSRGGYVLACQPWQITVSEVIAMVEGSTRSAPRGRKDNETAAVTSIERDLVRDLWQQVIEASQTTLNRYTIEDLCQTRNAKKQKTPMYYI; encoded by the coding sequence ATGTCGCCAAACAACGGAAGTCACCCCAATTATCCTCTGCTGGAATTCTCTGCCAAGGTGGAATATGCCCTGCTGGCATTAATGGAATTGGCAAGCTGTCAAGATCCGACCGAACCGTTAACCGTTAATGAAATTGTTGCCCGTCAACCCATTCCTGAACGCTACCTGGAACACATTTTTACCCTATTGCGACGGGGCGGCATTGTGCAGAGCCAAAGAGGGTCCAGGGGAGGGTATGTGTTAGCATGCCAACCCTGGCAAATTACCGTATCTGAAGTGATTGCGATGGTGGAAGGGTCTACTCGTTCTGCTCCACGAGGGCGTAAGGATAACGAAACTGCTGCCGTTACCTCCATCGAACGGGATTTGGTGAGAGACCTGTGGCAACAGGTCATTGAAGCCTCGCAAACAACATTGAATCGCTACACCATTGAGGATTTATGCCAAACCCGAAATGCCAAGAAACAAAAAACTCCGATGTATTACATTTAG
- a CDS encoding PstS family phosphate ABC transporter substrate-binding protein: protein MNQRQVLLLSLSAFTLSISACSSIDEKKSQVSIDGGAVGYPLHQAVAEEYHKVNSRAQISVASSGTGGGISKFCAGEIDIVGASRPIKEEEIKRCDKKQIQFIELPVAIDGIAVIVNAKNNYIQCLSISELNDIWNPKSKITNWNQVNQEFPDIPLKLYAPASDTGTFDYFTQAVTGKAKASRTDYTPSHNQNVLVQGVAGDKGGLGYVGINYYSANKDKLHLLRVQSPITGTCEKPVPLDTVANNLYTPLSRPLFIYVSKPSLDSKPAVREFVNFYIDNSKQWVEGAGYVKLPDEAYGRLKQKFESNQVGTKFKDAKPGKPITDFI from the coding sequence ATGAACCAGCGTCAAGTTCTGCTCCTCTCCCTATCTGCATTCACCCTCTCCATCAGTGCTTGCAGCAGCATTGATGAAAAAAAGAGTCAGGTCAGTATCGATGGTGGAGCGGTAGGCTATCCGCTCCACCAAGCCGTTGCCGAAGAATATCACAAGGTCAACTCAAGGGCACAAATTAGCGTTGCTTCGAGTGGAACGGGGGGCGGTATCAGCAAATTTTGTGCCGGAGAAATTGATATTGTAGGGGCTTCCCGTCCGATTAAAGAGGAAGAGATTAAACGGTGCGATAAAAAGCAGATTCAGTTCATTGAACTGCCTGTGGCGATCGACGGAATTGCTGTCATTGTGAATGCAAAAAATAATTACATTCAATGTTTGAGCATCAGCGAACTGAATGATATCTGGAATCCCAAATCAAAAATTACCAACTGGAATCAGGTAAACCAGGAATTTCCAGATATTCCCCTGAAACTTTATGCCCCTGCATCGGATACGGGAACGTTTGACTATTTCACTCAGGCAGTGACCGGAAAAGCCAAAGCGAGTCGCACAGACTATACTCCTAGCCATAATCAAAACGTTTTGGTGCAGGGGGTTGCAGGTGACAAAGGCGGATTAGGTTATGTGGGCATTAATTACTACTCCGCCAACAAGGATAAACTGCACTTACTCAGGGTTCAGAGTCCGATCACGGGAACCTGTGAAAAGCCTGTACCTCTAGATACGGTAGCGAACAATTTGTATACGCCCCTGTCCCGTCCGCTTTTCATCTATGTCAGCAAACCATCGCTAGACAGTAAACCTGCCGTGAGAGAGTTCGTTAACTTCTACATCGACAATTCTAAACAGTGGGTAGAGGGAGCAGGCTACGTAAAACTGCCCGACGAAGCCTACGGTAGACTGAAGCAAAAGTTTGAGTCCAATCAAGTGGGCACGAAGTTCAAGGACGCCAAGCCAGGGAAACCCATTACTGATTTTATTTAA
- a CDS encoding sulfite exporter TauE/SafE family protein, producing MTSTILLASFSFVVGTLVGLTGIGGASLITPMLIFGFQVPASVAVSSDVVAATLMKLVGGWKHWRQQTLDLQIVKWLAFGSVPGALTGVAMLHLLQSIKSLNLNAILLHLVGSAILLVTLIALMQLLLLTFAPTMQLPAPPKLDLATWWGRSLTVAIGLILGCVVGLTSVSSGSMFALVMIAFFQLDTRKLVGTDLAQAAILLLFTSLGHLSLGTVDWNLVIPIWLGSVPGVLVGAKFCQLAPQRLLRFIVYVILVMVSWKLAHQA from the coding sequence ATGACCAGCACGATACTCCTGGCTTCCTTTAGCTTTGTCGTAGGAACTCTGGTGGGCTTGACCGGAATTGGTGGGGCATCCCTGATCACCCCCATGTTGATTTTTGGATTTCAAGTTCCAGCTTCGGTTGCGGTTAGTTCCGATGTGGTTGCCGCTACCTTAATGAAACTGGTGGGTGGGTGGAAGCATTGGCGACAGCAGACCCTGGACCTCCAAATCGTGAAGTGGTTAGCATTTGGGAGTGTCCCTGGAGCTTTGACAGGTGTTGCGATGTTGCATCTACTGCAAAGCATAAAATCGTTAAACTTAAATGCGATTTTGCTACATCTGGTTGGGTCTGCAATTTTGCTCGTCACCTTGATCGCACTGATGCAGTTGTTACTGCTGACCTTTGCACCCACGATGCAGTTGCCCGCCCCACCAAAGTTAGATTTAGCGACCTGGTGGGGGCGATCGCTAACCGTTGCGATCGGGCTAATTCTGGGGTGTGTAGTCGGGCTGACCAGTGTTTCCTCCGGGTCAATGTTTGCGTTGGTGATGATCGCTTTTTTTCAACTGGATACGCGCAAACTGGTGGGTACGGATCTGGCTCAGGCAGCGATTCTACTCCTGTTTACCTCCTTGGGGCATCTAAGTTTGGGAACGGTTGACTGGAATTTGGTCATTCCCATCTGGCTTGGTTCCGTTCCAGGTGTACTGGTGGGGGCAAAATTTTGTCAGCTTGCGCCCCAAAGGCTGCTCCGATTTATCGTTTACGTGATTTTAGTCATGGTCAGTTGGAAACTGGCACACCAGGCATAG
- the tnpC gene encoding IS66 family transposase, translating into MNENLPNSVNEISQTDWEKTPESVKRLVNSLVGRIEQLEQQYEEFKVENELLKEQVKQNSQNSSQPPSQDMSKGFKVKEKPKSGKQRGGQPGHEGHGRSLYPTEQCQNVEDYYPEACVHCGGRLNGVDHDPHRIQVVEIPPIVPQVCEHRFHALACGRCGGVTRAWDEEICNGSGYGERVVAHVGVLSGQYRQSHRMVQELLWELFGVEISVGSINQLRQESSDSVAEAVVQAQRYVQAQAQVNMDETSFAQGNSDGNNPTRCKGWLWVIVTPLVSYFAVCLGRSQAVCQDLLGQAFNGIVSSDRFSAYTWLELKGRQLCWAHLKRDFTRIAERSGVSGELGRALLAQQKLLFELWYRVRDGTLERSQFILEVAPIQQRIHELLSEGSAYVIGTKEKTPLAKTVRTCQQLLKVETALWTFVTTAGIEPTNNAAERALRPAVLWRKNSFGSQSQVGSLFVSRMLTVVTTLRSQNRPVLDYLVEACRAARQGRSAPSLLPTVAITP; encoded by the coding sequence ATGAACGAGAACTTGCCCAACTCAGTGAACGAGATTAGCCAAACGGATTGGGAAAAGACCCCAGAGAGTGTCAAACGATTGGTGAACAGTTTGGTTGGGCGCATCGAACAGCTAGAGCAACAATACGAGGAATTCAAAGTAGAGAACGAATTACTCAAGGAACAGGTCAAGCAAAACAGCCAGAATTCGTCTCAACCTCCGTCACAGGATATGAGCAAAGGGTTCAAAGTGAAGGAGAAGCCGAAAAGTGGCAAGCAGCGAGGTGGACAACCTGGACACGAAGGGCATGGGCGCTCGTTGTATCCAACTGAGCAATGCCAGAACGTTGAAGACTATTATCCTGAAGCGTGCGTGCACTGTGGTGGGAGATTGAACGGAGTAGACCACGACCCGCATCGGATTCAGGTTGTAGAAATCCCTCCGATTGTGCCTCAAGTGTGTGAGCATCGGTTTCATGCCTTGGCGTGTGGGCGATGTGGGGGAGTGACGCGGGCTTGGGACGAGGAGATTTGCAACGGGAGTGGTTATGGAGAGCGAGTGGTGGCTCACGTTGGCGTGTTGAGCGGACAGTACCGCCAGTCACACCGAATGGTCCAAGAATTGCTGTGGGAATTGTTTGGGGTGGAGATTTCAGTCGGCAGTATCAACCAACTGCGGCAGGAGAGTTCTGATTCGGTTGCAGAGGCTGTGGTTCAAGCCCAGCGCTATGTCCAAGCCCAAGCTCAGGTGAATATGGATGAAACCAGCTTTGCTCAAGGCAATAGCGATGGCAACAATCCGACTCGATGCAAAGGTTGGTTGTGGGTAATCGTCACCCCATTAGTCAGCTATTTTGCAGTCTGTCTAGGACGCTCTCAAGCCGTGTGCCAAGACTTATTGGGCCAGGCCTTTAATGGCATTGTCAGCAGTGACCGCTTCAGTGCCTATACTTGGCTTGAACTCAAAGGCCGACAACTGTGTTGGGCCCATCTCAAACGAGATTTTACTCGGATTGCCGAACGGTCTGGAGTTTCTGGTGAATTAGGTCGAGCACTGTTAGCTCAACAGAAGTTGTTGTTTGAGTTGTGGTATCGGGTTCGAGATGGCACTTTAGAGCGTTCGCAATTTATTTTAGAAGTCGCACCTATTCAGCAACGCATTCACGAGTTGCTGAGTGAGGGATCTGCTTATGTCATTGGAACAAAAGAAAAAACACCGTTAGCAAAAACAGTTCGAACCTGCCAGCAACTGTTGAAAGTAGAGACAGCGTTATGGACGTTTGTGACAACAGCAGGGATTGAACCAACCAATAATGCAGCAGAACGGGCACTGCGTCCAGCCGTTTTATGGCGCAAAAATAGCTTTGGTTCTCAAAGTCAAGTGGGCAGTTTATTTGTCTCAAGAATGCTCACGGTGGTCACGACACTACGATCTCAAAATCGTCCAGTGTTAGATTATCTGGTTGAGGCCTGTCGTGCTGCTCGGCAGGGTCGATCTGCTCCCTCCCTACTACCTACTGTTGCTATTACCCCCTGA
- a CDS encoding DUF6335 family protein → MVSKKRSSDPEQTNKSFQPEAGKGVATEVLSSDRPIGGSEEIEDLEAEVGMKEVELDQDIIDTVAVDDDDDSVLNDDLDADKADDIDDGLEPDEVIDDRPQELTESYGTGLQGVPSDRAGTYSRREPHLFNEPEFTLTGGDVDANAEDADAVGEEAVGGTVATPDQDIVEELAAAVGIQTDDRSFLRTNDMLEQRDDRRWELDPQSAEDYKEHQE, encoded by the coding sequence ATGGTTAGTAAAAAACGGTCATCTGATCCTGAGCAGACTAATAAATCTTTTCAACCGGAAGCGGGGAAAGGAGTCGCAACCGAAGTACTGTCGTCTGATCGTCCAATTGGAGGTTCGGAGGAAATAGAAGATTTGGAGGCTGAAGTTGGGATGAAAGAAGTTGAACTGGATCAAGATATTATTGACACGGTTGCTGTAGATGATGACGATGATTCAGTTCTGAACGATGATTTAGATGCAGACAAGGCGGACGATATTGACGATGGGTTGGAGCCGGATGAAGTGATTGACGATCGTCCCCAGGAATTAACTGAATCCTATGGCACAGGTCTTCAAGGAGTACCCAGCGATCGGGCGGGTACATACTCCCGTCGGGAGCCACACCTGTTCAATGAGCCTGAGTTCACCCTAACCGGAGGTGATGTCGATGCAAATGCTGAGGATGCAGATGCGGTCGGCGAAGAAGCGGTCGGTGGAACCGTTGCAACACCAGATCAGGATATCGTGGAGGAATTAGCGGCAGCAGTTGGCATCCAGACAGACGATCGATCCTTCCTCAGAACCAATGACATGCTAGAGCAACGCGATGACCGTCGTTGGGAATTAGACCCGCAATCGGCTGAGGACTATAAAGAGCATCAGGAATAG
- a CDS encoding 3'-5' exonuclease has translation MTTFVALDFETADYGRDSACSLGLIRVENNQIVQRVHYLLHPPRETFRFTYIHGIRWQDVADEPTFGERWESIQPLLQGAAFLAAHNASFDRGVLYACCDLYGIARPPQPFVCTVQLARKTWNLHPTKLPNVCKYLGLQLEHHQALSDAEACACIVLAANQPQNAYQNQG, from the coding sequence ATGACCACCTTTGTTGCCTTAGATTTTGAGACTGCCGATTACGGGCGCGATAGTGCCTGCTCTTTGGGCTTGATCCGCGTGGAGAACAATCAAATTGTACAGCGGGTGCATTACTTGCTGCATCCGCCGCGTGAGACCTTCCGCTTTACTTACATCCACGGCATTCGGTGGCAGGACGTGGCAGATGAACCGACCTTTGGTGAACGATGGGAATCGATCCAGCCTCTGTTGCAGGGTGCTGCTTTTCTAGCCGCCCACAATGCTTCTTTTGATCGGGGCGTGCTCTATGCTTGCTGTGATCTTTATGGCATTGCTCGACCGCCACAACCCTTTGTTTGTACGGTGCAACTGGCGCGAAAAACCTGGAACCTTCATCCGACGAAATTACCAAATGTTTGTAAATATCTGGGGCTTCAGTTAGAGCACCACCAGGCGTTGTCTGATGCAGAAGCCTGTGCTTGTATTGTCTTAGCAGCCAATCAACCACAAAACGCCTATCAGAATCAGGGTTGA
- a CDS encoding acyl-CoA dehydrogenase family protein encodes MIQDQKVQLQFAEHAGRLNDGLPGSHAGESLNLLAQAGWLGLGVPESLGGGGGRLLDVVEAIAAVSEQCLTSGFVFWCQRAFIEYLAASDNRWLQAEILPQALKAELSGATGLSNAMKHLAGIEQLRLEARLDAETVTLNGFLPWASNLRPKQFAVAIAAQTSSGRSLVVAVPASAQGLKRGEDLQLLGLQASWTSTLSLEQVKLSHTWIISDAAQTFLAKIRPAFVLMQCGLALGIARRSLNETLQSINGGNEQALINHLRHNTVTLAQLEAQVWQLGIVSTFTLAQVRQLFELRIALTRLALDTVWLELEAKGGSAYFKPSGTARRLREVAFLPVLTPSLVQLETELQRHRAMEQVA; translated from the coding sequence ATGATTCAAGACCAGAAAGTGCAGTTGCAGTTTGCCGAACACGCTGGACGATTGAATGACGGTTTACCAGGCAGCCATGCGGGTGAATCACTCAATTTACTGGCGCAGGCGGGCTGGTTGGGGCTGGGGGTGCCAGAGTCCCTGGGAGGAGGGGGAGGGAGATTGTTGGATGTGGTGGAAGCGATCGCCGCTGTTTCTGAACAATGCCTCACCAGTGGGTTTGTTTTCTGGTGCCAACGCGCATTCATTGAATACCTGGCTGCCAGCGACAACCGCTGGTTACAGGCAGAAATTTTGCCCCAGGCTCTCAAAGCAGAGCTATCCGGTGCCACCGGACTCTCCAATGCAATGAAGCACTTGGCAGGGATTGAGCAACTGCGACTGGAGGCACGACTGGATGCAGAAACTGTAACTCTGAACGGGTTTCTACCCTGGGCATCAAATTTGCGACCCAAACAGTTCGCGGTGGCGATCGCAGCGCAAACCAGCAGTGGGCGATCGTTGGTGGTGGCTGTTCCAGCCAGCGCCCAGGGTCTTAAGCGCGGCGAAGATTTGCAGCTTTTGGGGCTACAGGCATCCTGGACTAGCACCCTCAGCCTGGAACAGGTAAAACTGTCTCACACCTGGATCATTAGCGATGCAGCTCAAACATTTTTAGCCAAAATTCGTCCTGCATTTGTGTTGATGCAGTGTGGATTGGCATTGGGGATAGCACGGCGTTCCCTGAATGAAACGTTGCAAAGCATCAACGGTGGCAATGAACAGGCGTTAATTAACCATCTGCGGCACAACACGGTCACCCTGGCTCAGTTGGAAGCTCAGGTCTGGCAGTTGGGCATCGTATCGACCTTTACCCTGGCTCAGGTGCGTCAGTTATTTGAACTCCGGATCGCCCTGACTCGACTGGCACTGGATACGGTCTGGCTGGAACTGGAAGCAAAGGGTGGCAGTGCCTATTTCAAACCCAGTGGCACCGCCCGCCGCCTGCGGGAAGTAGCATTTTTGCCCGTACTCACCCCCAGCCTGGTGCAACTGGAAACCGAGTTACAGCGACATCGAGCCATGGAGCAGGTGGCATGA
- a CDS encoding DUF4242 domain-containing protein: MVLYLIEGELQQFQPEQIQQSLEQIAAQATQHQSELLEAQVGEDLQRLFVIIDAPNQAIAQQSFAAGKLSTAALLKEVRLVGQDLAAVRSRKGKANYLVEWNLPAGLTMEAYLHRKAEKSPLYAQVPAVQFERTYVCEDLSKCLCFYDSPDETTVKQARQVVGAPIDTLTPIRNVL, translated from the coding sequence ATGGTGCTGTACTTGATTGAAGGGGAACTCCAGCAGTTTCAGCCAGAGCAGATTCAACAATCCTTAGAGCAAATTGCAGCGCAGGCAACCCAGCATCAGAGTGAACTGCTGGAAGCGCAAGTTGGGGAAGATTTGCAGCGATTGTTTGTAATTATCGATGCGCCCAATCAGGCAATTGCCCAACAGAGCTTTGCAGCCGGAAAGTTGTCCACTGCTGCCCTCTTAAAGGAAGTGCGCCTGGTTGGGCAAGACCTGGCAGCCGTGCGCAGTCGTAAGGGAAAAGCAAATTATTTAGTCGAGTGGAACTTGCCTGCGGGATTGACAATGGAAGCTTACCTGCACCGGAAAGCTGAAAAGTCGCCCCTCTATGCCCAAGTGCCTGCGGTGCAATTTGAACGCACCTATGTGTGTGAAGACTTGAGCAAGTGTCTGTGCTTCTATGACAGTCCCGATGAAACCACAGTGAAACAGGCGCGGCAAGTGGTCGGCGCACCGATCGACACCTTAACACCTATCCGCAATGTACTCTGA
- a CDS encoding ABC transporter ATP-binding protein, whose protein sequence is MTHPQVTIAQSEPPPLTTNIPTPPLLTTRNLQKRYRTRQGWVTAFEQINLQIQPQEVVCLLGASGCGKSSLLLTIAGLQSADQGEIYLQQTPLLAPQPQIGVVFQDPALLPWLTVWQNIAFGLQLRHLPRLSRQEVRSRIGAAITSVNLQGFERAYPHQLSGGMAQRVALARVLARQPKLLLLDEPFSALDAITRLEMQKLLLNVIAQHQSTVLLVTHDIDEALLLGDRVLLMSRQPGQIHREWIVSQTKPRFQQAHRLADLRFDILAELSTVMEQASQASDCFPVS, encoded by the coding sequence ATGACCCATCCCCAGGTGACGATCGCCCAGTCCGAACCGCCACCCCTGACCACTAACATTCCAACCCCACCCCTTCTGACAACACGGAATTTGCAGAAACGCTACAGGACTCGTCAGGGATGGGTGACAGCGTTTGAGCAAATCAATTTGCAGATTCAACCGCAGGAGGTTGTCTGCCTGTTGGGCGCAAGTGGCTGTGGTAAGTCATCTCTGTTGTTGACGATCGCTGGCTTACAATCTGCCGATCAGGGTGAAATTTATTTGCAACAGACACCATTACTGGCACCCCAACCCCAAATTGGGGTTGTGTTTCAAGACCCGGCACTGTTGCCCTGGTTGACCGTCTGGCAAAATATCGCGTTTGGTTTGCAGCTTCGACACCTGCCCCGCCTGTCACGGCAGGAAGTGCGATCACGCATCGGTGCAGCGATTACCAGTGTCAACCTACAGGGATTTGAACGAGCCTATCCGCATCAGTTATCCGGTGGCATGGCACAACGGGTGGCACTGGCACGGGTGCTTGCCCGTCAGCCCAAACTGTTGCTGTTGGATGAACCCTTCAGTGCGTTGGATGCGATTACCCGCCTGGAAATGCAAAAGCTATTGCTGAATGTGATTGCCCAACATCAAAGTACGGTGTTGTTGGTGACCCACGATATCGATGAGGCGTTGCTGTTGGGCGATCGAGTTTTACTCATGAGTCGCCAACCCGGACAGATTCACCGGGAATGGATCGTCTCCCAAACCAAACCCCGATTTCAGCAAGCCCATCGCTTAGCTGATCTGCGGTTTGACATTCTTGCAGAGCTTTCAACCGTAATGGAACAAGCATCCCAAGCCTCTGATTGCTTCCCAGTCTCCTAA
- a CDS encoding high light inducible protein, with amino-acid sequence MTNPTPTETRSSTNLPPVSQAYNGVDRNAFLFGLTPQSELWNGRFAMIGFLAYLIWDLAGFSVVRDVLHLISY; translated from the coding sequence ATGACGAATCCTACACCTACCGAAACCCGTTCTTCAACCAATTTACCCCCCGTTTCCCAGGCTTACAATGGGGTCGATCGCAATGCTTTTCTATTTGGATTAACCCCCCAATCTGAATTGTGGAATGGTCGTTTTGCCATGATTGGATTTTTAGCCTATCTAATTTGGGATCTTGCTGGATTTAGCGTTGTGCGTGACGTTTTGCATCTGATTTCTTACTAA
- a CDS encoding cadmium resistance transporter: protein MDWLTNTLVIGTSAAIATTFDDNIYLTAFFGKVNRKFRPRHVIIGEFLGFTALVVASLPGLLGGLILPASWIGLLGFLPIAIGTRNLLSREEPMSQAVSPGTPSTDTAPPRKQSLWSTLRDRQTYRVSAVTIANGGNNIGIYVPLFASSSFASVGVIVFICYAAVGLWCLLSFCMTRNPWMAPVLSRYGQKVFPLVLIWLGFSILQKSGSFGLLTGFGS from the coding sequence ATGGATTGGTTAACAAATACACTCGTGATTGGGACTTCTGCCGCAATTGCAACCACATTTGATGACAACATTTATTTGACTGCTTTCTTCGGCAAGGTCAATCGTAAGTTTCGCCCACGCCATGTGATCATCGGTGAGTTCTTAGGATTCACAGCTTTAGTTGTTGCGAGTCTTCCAGGTCTTCTCGGTGGGTTGATTTTGCCTGCATCTTGGATTGGGCTGTTAGGGTTTTTACCGATCGCGATCGGCACTCGAAACCTTCTCAGTCGGGAAGAACCAATGTCACAAGCTGTTTCACCGGGCACTCCCTCAACAGATACCGCCCCACCTCGTAAACAATCACTTTGGTCAACGTTGCGAGATCGTCAAACCTATCGCGTTTCTGCTGTAACGATCGCAAACGGTGGCAATAACATTGGAATCTATGTGCCCTTGTTCGCAAGCAGTAGCTTTGCCAGTGTCGGAGTCATTGTATTTATCTGTTATGCCGCAGTGGGGCTTTGGTGCTTGCTGTCATTTTGCATGACTCGTAATCCTTGGATGGCTCCCGTTCTCAGTCGCTACGGTCAGAAAGTCTTTCCCTTAGTTCTAATTTGGCTGGGATTTTCGATTCTACAAAAAAGCGGCTCCTTTGGTTTACTGACAGGTTTTGGATCTTAA